Proteins from a single region of Stappia sp. ES.058:
- a CDS encoding sulfite exporter TauE/SafE family protein, producing the protein MQIYLPIAELPVNMFMLFGMGGAVGFLSGLFGIGGGFLLTPLLIFSGIPPAVSVATVTTQVVASSASGVVAYWRRKMIDFKLAGMLLVGGVAGSAIGVWLFDLLRALGQLDLVISLSYVTFLSAIGGLMLFESIRAMARRKSGARVATRRPGRHNWVHGLPFKMRFRQSRLYVSVIPIVVLGAVIGFLGSILGIGGGFMMVPALIYLLRVPTNIVIGTSLLQILFTMAAATFLHAMSTQSVDIVLALALMIGGVIGAQFGARMGQKLRGDQLRLLLALLVLSVGVRFAVNLVLQPDEIFSVSVAIAEVLR; encoded by the coding sequence GTGCAAATCTATCTGCCCATCGCCGAGTTGCCCGTCAACATGTTCATGTTGTTCGGTATGGGAGGGGCCGTCGGCTTTCTGTCGGGCTTGTTCGGCATTGGCGGCGGCTTTTTGCTCACCCCCTTGCTGATTTTCTCAGGCATCCCGCCAGCGGTTTCCGTCGCGACGGTGACGACACAGGTCGTTGCGTCGTCCGCGTCGGGTGTGGTCGCCTATTGGCGACGCAAGATGATCGATTTCAAGCTTGCGGGAATGCTGCTGGTCGGCGGTGTTGCCGGTTCGGCAATCGGCGTCTGGCTGTTTGACCTCTTGCGCGCGCTCGGCCAGCTCGATCTGGTGATCTCGCTGTCCTATGTGACGTTCCTGAGCGCGATCGGCGGGCTGATGCTGTTTGAATCGATCCGCGCGATGGCGCGACGCAAGAGCGGCGCGCGCGTTGCCACCCGCCGGCCCGGCCGTCACAACTGGGTGCACGGGCTGCCGTTCAAGATGCGGTTCCGCCAGTCGCGTCTTTATGTCAGCGTGATCCCGATCGTCGTGCTCGGCGCGGTGATCGGCTTTCTCGGCAGTATCCTCGGCATCGGCGGCGGCTTCATGATGGTGCCGGCGCTGATTTATCTGCTGCGCGTGCCGACCAATATCGTGATCGGAACATCGCTGCTGCAGATCCTTTTCACCATGGCGGCGGCGACGTTTCTGCACGCGATGTCGACCCAGTCCGTCGACATCGTTCTGGCGTTGGCCCTGATGATCGGCGGCGTGATCGGCGCCCAGTTCGGTGCGCGCATGGGCCAGAAACTGCGCGGCGACCAGTTGCGGCTGCTGCTTGCGCTTCTCGTGCTGTCGGTGGGCGTGCGCTTCGCCGTCAACCTCGTGCTTCAGCCTGACGAGATCTTCTCTGTTTCCGTCGCGATCGCGGAGGTGCTGCGATGA